The Carassius auratus strain Wakin chromosome 21, ASM336829v1, whole genome shotgun sequence sequence gcgacggcccgctctgcacactttgcgcttcaaaaccgctattgaggagtctatgggtgatgTCActgacactacgtccatatttttttacagtctatggtttccACTGTCGAGTCTGAAGCTCCGCTGCGCATCACTAAAACCCGCCCTTTTcatgcctctcaggaacaacatcatgcaaccccatcatttcactaacaaagagaagttatcagaaaaacgaataagaaataagtcactggaaatTACGctatcacaaaacgaacatgatcaAAGCgtccgtttgtttgcatgctttgttaaatatttaaatccaaaaagcATCTATGTTTTACAATACTAAGTGATAcactgatcataatgaattaatttatcaggattgaaaatgagtcacacagaaataaagcgtTATGAACATAGTCTGCtattcagtcaagtctgtttctgtttatttgaagtCACAAAAGCCTGTATATAcacatcacatttagaaataatgataatttctatatattttttataaaagctcccgaacaaaaactaaatgagacttatgacagataaaatatgatcCTAAACAAATACACGATTGTAGTCGAGAATAAGAATCTGATGTTTAATTTCTCCAGCGGTcgtatttaccatgtttactaatgttaatgcctagcgtgcatGCAAAGTCTTTTGCATcggttataaatatttctgccttgtatgctgattataatccacatcagatcaagttatttcaaacactcgctgctgacttaGTGAGTTTTAAGGCTCAACTTATTTTAgtaagtctttaatgctggtgttatagctgctttctgaaatgatccgcggtgctgatgctctccagacactgagaaactccgcctttgttcataaccgctcctctagccccagctggccagCTTTGggccaaggttttcgtcgggccaaaaaacccggGCCATTGGCCCTGAGGAAGCCCCGATGAGGCATGATCATGCCCCGTAATTGAGAGTGGAAACGCGACTGCCCCTGGCATGCACTAGCATGCCTGcttttggcccgacagtggaaacgcggctaatgaTGCAGTGAAACTGATTTAACAGTCTTGGCTGTTACTTTTTATTAGATGACAAAAAGGAGTTGGGTGCAGCCAGGAGAAGTCGGTACTACATGAAATATGGGAATCCAAACTATGGTGGCATGAAAGGCATTTTAAGTAACTCTTGGTAAGAAAAATGTTCAGAATTCATTAGGTACAAAGTGccatggttattattattattttttatactttatttaaccATGATAGTAAATataacaaaagtgacagtaaagatattaatttatttatttcaaataaatgcattctttcaTTAGGTTGTTAAACTGCAACACCGGGCAAGTCACTTGCCCACCGCAGACCGACCCCCaatatcatttagatttttttatagttataaaaataatttagttcagtAAAAGAGCAGACACCACAATTAAAAACTGCTCAAAAACAGCTGCTCAATGCAGCATGCCAAACGACAGTCGCATAACATATTAGATTTAATTTCTCCAGTGAGTCGAGCTGACTgacaagaagagagagagaggtaagaCAGACAAGACAATGACGGATTATTTAGTTTCCAGACGAAATGTAAAAGCGCATGTTTGgcaatatttttgattttgaaaagcCTGTTGACTTGCCGTTTAAGGTACTTTAagctgtctctttttttttttttttttttgacatcagTATATGCCCTGCCTCCAAGCTTTCTTATTCGTTTTGCTAATAAACGTTCTGCGATTCTTATTTTTTtggttatatatatttatacttgtaTACTTTAGCATATACTTTAGCATTAGGCATAGCCTGCCCTGTagcatggtgtatttttatttgttttgttaataaaagtactatgttttttaaataggctaaagTGAGCTTGacgttgtattttgttgttgcattcaagCAATTGACGCCAAAATGCTGCTAATTTAAAAGTGGAAGTAAAATGTGCACGGTGCTGTTAAGCTATTTAAAAGTTAAGCAAAGTGAGGAAAATAGGGAAAATTCAAATGAACTAAAAACTAACAATTGCTTTACACTGAATTGccactatttgaaagtgaaagcaaAATGTGCATGCATTTAAAAGTGAAGAAAAGAGGGAACGCCCCCGCAGTGATACCTGTATTACGGGTGTTGTCACACGTTGATTAACCAATAGGAACATTTCTTTTCCAGttttttacagtattattgtttttagtaaattttttataaaatttatacATTGGTATAATTTTTccttcactgaataaaaaaatgatggTTATCTTAAAATTCTGAATTGAAATCTCATATTTCTGAGATCACAGAGTTAACATCACACAATTCTGAGAGAAGAGTAAGAATTGCAAGGTGAAAACTCACAATTAGGagtaagtcagaattgtgaagtATGAAGTCGCAattgcccttttttttttctcagtggcaGAAACACTTTCCATAGCTTTGTGATCATTAGAAATCATTAAATCTGAGCAATCCCTAACTTTTTAGGGGTAgtgtatataccgtattttccggactataagtcgcactttttttcatagtttggctggtcctgcgacttatagtcaggtgcgacttatttatcaaaattaatttgacatgaaccaagagaaatgaactatgtcatgatgaggatatataagttgcactggacatAAGTAAaacataagtcgcatttatttagaaccaagagaaaacattaccgtctatagccgcgagagggcgctctatcctgcacagtgctcctgtagtctacactgaaaacattagAGTGCtttctcgtggctgtagacggtaatgttttctcttggttctaaataagtgcgacttatgtttttttttcctcgtcatgatggatttttggactgatgagacttatactcaggtgcgacttatagtccgaaaaatactgtacattttttttccttaatattTTGGAGGGTTACTGTATATTAATCTGGAATTGTACTATATTTCTATAGGAAACGGAGATATCACACTCGCAGAATCCAGCGTGACGTTCTGAAGACCAAAAAGACTCTGATTGGAGACAGTATGGGACACACCCCACCTTACACTCATCGACACTCTGGTAAAACTCTCTTACATAACAAACTGACATCTTTgtcttgagtgttttttttttttggtctgtctATTAAGCTCTTCCACTTTCTCAGCTGACCTGGTGAATCTGCCAGAAGAGCCTatagaagaagaggaagaggaggaagaggatggagAGGAAGACATGGATGCTGATGATAGAGTGGTGGAGTACAGAGATCGGGCAGACAGGGAACGGGGACCACGGCTAGGGGAAGGAGGCGTGCGTAGTCGTTTAGGAGGACGGTCGCCTGCCTCTTCAGATTCAGATGAGATGGACTACGATCTGGAACTAAAAATGATCTCAACGCCCTCTCCCAAAAAGAGTATGAAGATGACTATGTATGCCGACGAGGTAGAAACCAACCTTCGCAGTCTTCGGTGAGTCTACAGTCAAGGATTAGGATCTCTTAACCCTCATGCTGAAAAGATTTAATGATGATCCCGTTTCTTAATGcagggtgtccgcggggttttaaaaagtattaaaaagtgataaatcaaaatggtcaaatttaaggccattaaaagtgttaaatgtggtctcagaggtattattttttttccaaattaggtattattttttccagactatcaggtgtcttattctgattgaaattctatctgcgttcgtgttagttcgtttatatgggctttagcatatctgggcaCTTAATCAAAGATCTTCCGTCTCCGTCTCACTGTATGTTTGatgctgacgtcatattcagtggtcgttcggcatcatctcagaacacttcgcgctcaacagaagtggctggcttacgttttattttagacttgcttcaaggcatatcttcaacgactggacaaccatcgtcgtcttcatggacaaatgcaagttttctaatagctgggttaacgaccggtagtaccgaggtcccgttcaaacccggttcttgacgcatacagcgctatgatttccgcgaagcagaaaacgagtacggaatctcaaaatccagtcatgaaaatgaaacttacattttaatatggacagtcatgggatttgtgaaagcataaattaatcaaatcaaatctccatatggaccagtatctgtaaatgttaagccgcaaaagttgtttgaaatatccGTGTTCTGCGcttctctgtgtgaattaatgaatggcagagacgtgcaggtttatttactacatagactgaagcgcatgacgcttgcattaatttcagcatctgttgtcttctcctgtcaaaataatggagttcatttagaattattcatattcattttcgaaaaagcagaagacataccggtttctccggtagtgggcggagctaatgcgcaaatagaaatttcaaaatgacaaatatgcattcattaggcctaaaataaaatttttacataagggcattgtgctagaaatattactattatttagtaaaacgtatgtgatactgctaccactgttgcaaaaaaataaaaaactttatttaaaaaaaatataaatctcaatatttctcccatgttttaattttaatagcaaatcccctttatttaccaaacataaaatgtgtttaaatttgataaattaaaagacaaattaaatttgggtgaaacttgtttactgtttttcataattatataacttgtagaaaaactttaaacacaattctaaataagtataaagaatggcattggttttatttttagtgctaaaaagttattttttttttattagcaaatttttgtgttttgctttggtaccgaaattggtaccgagaaccgtggattttcactggtatcggtaccgaatactgaaatattggtaccgtgacaacactaacaggcaggcttattgttcggtctatccattttctccattgcacattttatggtatttgttttatttttatttactaagtgaaataaatgtgcaatatgctgtcaacatcagtctctaaatctattattttttgtatgttatatatgtcaaaatctgtgtaaataatagaaaggtcgctgattaacacttgcaattcagtgtcgtgatggttttaaaaaatattctgaaggtagtgaaaaaggtattaaaaagtagtaaatttaacttaaggattgctgtatataccctgTAATGGTAATTGTGCATTTTGTGTCATTCACTGCCTCAGAAACTCCATTCGGACTGAAACGAGTAGCAGTGTTAAGAGTCGCattggtggaggaggaggaggaggaggtggaggctcATCCAAGTCTTCATCAGACAAAGTGACAGATGTGAGGCAGTTACTGGAGGAGAAGAGGCAGGGACTCCCTCAGCAGAGATCACGTCCCCCAGTGACTACAAGCAGCACGACAGGTTAGTAACTGACAGAACCTAGAAGTATTGATGTAATGTTTAGCATTTTATGCATTGAAATTAGATtttcttaatataatatatataaaaaaaaaaaaaaattcttaatataattttttttttttttttttaatacttgctCCAGATCAAGGTTTCCTGGAAGATTATTAAAAAGTCAAGATTGAGgtcattaaaaattattaaatatcataTATGGTATAAGAACtgtcttaaatttaattttaagaaaTCTTAAACTTTGGAATTGAGATATGGCCTTATGTGATGATATAAAAAGGCTGTGATTGAATGAAATAAATGTGAGATCTGCATGCTCGCACTGTTGCACATTAAGAGCAGTTCACAATCAATTAATCATGTGCATTTATGCCAATAGATTGCTTATGGTATACTGTTTAAAcatatgtttacagtgtttatattGTAGATGGTTATAAGAGTGCATATTTTATTTCCATCTCTTGGAATGAGCTGCTGGAAGTAGTCAAGcatagatattttaaaataagagtCCCAATGTATTTCGGTCATGATTCGAATGTGTTCTCCAGGgtgtttaattataataaatcatttgttatagtttattcttctttttgttttgtatggacacatttatttatttattaaaaaaaaaagtcttaagaaTCTTGAAACACAAAAAACATATGTTTGACCATTTTCATGCTGAGCAAATGTGGGCAATAAAAGGAGACAATTTCCCTCCACAGATGTGAGACAGAGATTAGGCAAGAGACCACACTCTCCAGAGAGACGTCGCTCTGTCTCTCCCGTCATCTCTAGAAACACTGCGTCTCGGAGAGAGCCTTTGACGGACGTGCGCAGCCGACTCGGAGTGGCAAAACTCGAGAGCCGTGGTCTCCACTCAGAGTCCTCCAAAGACAAGAAAACGGGTATAATTGGAGTCaacgttcttttttttttttttctcttgatgaTTGTTTTTCTAATACTAATAGTAATTGTTGTTTTCAGGAGGCTTGTGGAGCCGCCTCGGCCCGTCTCATAGAGACGATGACAAGGCTGCTTCCCGAGCATCTTCCTCAAGAGGAATAAGGCGACGAGATGATGAGGAATCTGACGGAgttgatgaggatgaagaggatgaCACTCAGCTGCAGAAGGTGTGGGGAGCAATGATCAAGCAGAAGGAGCAGCAGACCAGCAAGATGAAGAAAAGCCGGCTGGACAACTTGCCCTCGCTGCAGATTGAGATCAGTCGGGACAGCAGCAACGGCTCAGACAGTGACTCCTGACTGACCCCTCCTGCGGGAAGTGTGGGATCCAGAGGAGTGATGAACGCTGTGGAAGAGAGATGAGAACATCTCTAGTAGACTGGGCCAAGAGACCCTGACATGTATACTTTAACATTCCCACACTCCCAGCTCTTGCCTGTCCAGACTTTGCAGatgttttcttttgtcttctcTACCGGAACCAACTTTGAGAGCGCTATTTGGAACAAGAGAGAGccgattggattttttttttgtttgttttgtcatttcaAAGACCGTGCAGTGGATGAGACcctcatgttttgtttttcttcaaaagAAAATTATTTGGTTGTATTTAACACATATTGTGGGCCcatttttaaaatacagcaaTGCACCAGGTTGTCAAAAACAGTCCTGTGATTTGATCTACTGACTGGAAGCGATGTGTCGGATGTCTGttagcaatacattttttttttttttttttttatcattgcagTGTGGTTGGTTTTTGTTTCTGTTGCATTATTAAGACTGTCATGTCACTGTGGATTTGATATGGAGAACCTAATggtcttttgaattttttttgtttctctggtgcaataattatatatttactggACCTGAAAGGATCATTGTGCTTCATTGTACACAAAACTGTGAGAGGGGGCACATAATGTAGCCAATTTAAAGATAATTTCCCCCCCAAAAGAATGTTCTACATTCCTTAACTATGTTGTCAGTGAAACGTACAAGAAAACGAAATATGttgaataaaaatctttttttttttttttaacataatattgGGTCTAGAAATGTATACTGAACAGCATGGCAGTGTTCATAAACtgcatacaaaatatatattttaatacgcAGATATGTAACTAGTTATGGTCCTGAAATGAAAAATGTAGGCTCGCAACaaggacttttattatgaaaactACTGGTGCAACAAAACCGGAAGCGTTCGCGGTCTTTACTCTCATATCCAGAATAATAGTCGGAGAATCGAGCCTTTTTACAGTTTGGATTGAATAGAAATATTAACTCCTTATTTACCGGTACTGACCTGAATATCGCTTCGTTTAGAAATCGTCTAACGTTTCAATGAAACCGCACATCTATGAGCAGGAGGTGAGCGAACAGTCGCTAAGTAACGTTATGTAAGTTAACTCAAGACATAAACTTGAGCTCGGGCTGTAGTTTAGAGATGCTGACATCATTGCACCTACAGGGGGTTCCGTAGCGTCAATCTGTAGATGTTGACACATCTGGAGCTGTAATTAGATGAGGGAAGATGCAACAGGTGCCGTACGGATCTGTGGCTCGAGACAAGGCTCTGATCCGTGTGCCGTTCAGGCGGTTAGCGGTGATCACCGTGTGTTTGCCTCTGCTCGGCCTCGTCGCCTGTATCGTGCTGGCTCTGCTCTACCACTACATTGAGGCGACCGAGACACACTGCAAGGTGAGAGCTAGACTCACATCCCAGTACTGTTGTCTGGCAGTCattggtgtttggtgatgagttttCGGCTCAAGGTCTGTATTTAAAGTCAAAGCAGATGTGTTGAGCTGGGTTTCTGCAGACCACTCAAGTTCTACCACTGACTGAATCAATCATTTCGTTTTTAACCTTGCCTTACACAGAGGTATTGTCATGTTAGAATAGAAAAAGGTTATGTCCAAACTGTTGCTATAAAATTACAAGCACACAAATCTCTTGAATAGCACTGTATGCTTAAACTCATGgaaattactaaattaattttaattttatttgcttttatttaattttatttttacatgcacgTTTTGCCTTTTATAGTTTCTAAAGGctactgtaataaatgataatcAGTTAGCACTGCATTATTCATACACTTGATTTATTGTCCGTTTGTTCTGCCTATGGTCACTGAAGTCACTCAAAATGTCAGTGCTCTCCACGTATATCTCTCCACGTATGTCTATGTCTTTTATGTCCTGTTatttcaatgcccagttttcCCCAGTGTTGACTATGCAAATGAACGCCAAATAGACGCCTCATGACTCTTGAAAGTAGTCAAACCTGTTCTTTTGAAGAGGGTTTCCTTATACCTTTGGCTATTTAGTTTATATATCAGTGGTGTTCTGAAACGAATAAGTCCTCAAAGTtgtgtatttaatatttgtaaaaaataaaataataataataaaatcaaatgtaaattattgtcccagtcacattttctttttaaaataaacattacttacactatcagaaaaaaaaatctatttttaatttttacatttacaattgtatatatattctatttaattAGCCAAGTATGAAGCTCATGAAGtcagtgtttttaagcattttaactttactttaaaataataactcaAGACAGTAACAATTTAACCAACATGACAATTAGCGTGTAATTgacaggt is a genomic window containing:
- the ncbp3 gene encoding nuclear cap-binding protein subunit 3; its protein translation is MAEVRSLRVSVKSESASDRSESDSESDSDRDVREAEPMEVEEGELESIPVRRSLKELLPDTSRRYENKAGTFITGIDVTSKEAIEKKEKRARRFHLRAEENLAQRNVVLDRDVLKKAIPKARLEALHMSGLDDMSTQDVFGYFKEYPPAHIEWIDDTSCNVVWLDDITSTRALINLSRMPDKKEVTNTDSSKPSELSDQPQKARRNRGSDEEEEEEEGEVDDDDDDDDEDEVAKADKSGSSDGSEDKPSDIEEETEKKPEETTETSLLSQAERESLLRNDLRPTVKPFKDNKLFLRFATQDDKKELGAARRSRYYMKYGNPNYGGMKGILSNSWKRRYHTRRIQRDVLKTKKTLIGDSMGHTPPYTHRHSADLVNLPEEPIEEEEEEEEDGEEDMDADDRVVEYRDRADRERGPRLGEGGVRSRLGGRSPASSDSDEMDYDLELKMISTPSPKKSMKMTMYADEVETNLRSLRNSIRTETSSSVKSRIGGGGGGGGGGSSKSSSDKVTDVRQLLEEKRQGLPQQRSRPPVTTSSTTDVRQRLGKRPHSPERRRSVSPVISRNTASRREPLTDVRSRLGVAKLESRGLHSESSKDKKTGGLWSRLGPSHRDDDKAASRASSSRGIRRRDDEESDGVDEDEEDDTQLQKVWGAMIKQKEQQTSKMKKSRLDNLPSLQIEISRDSSNGSDSDS